A region from the Lysobacter antibioticus genome encodes:
- a CDS encoding LytR/AlgR family response regulator transcription factor yields MSKPAPSTALVAEDEALLRQALIDSLRGAWPQLQIVAECEDGAEALEALAEHRPDIAFLDIRMPGLTGIDVATAAAEVSPQTQIVFVTAYDQYAIDAFEQGAIDYLLKPVTPERLAVTVQRLQQRSAANQTDADALSELAQQLANREPKRNTPPLTWITASTGRETRLILVDDIAYFRADNKYTTVVTAEGEALLRKPIRELLDVLDATMFKQIHRSTIVNLKAIASIVRDDSGKGSVRLRNRPETLTVSQPFMTLFRTM; encoded by the coding sequence ATGTCTAAGCCCGCCCCCTCCACCGCCCTGGTCGCCGAAGACGAGGCCCTGCTGCGCCAGGCGCTGATCGATTCCCTGCGCGGCGCCTGGCCGCAGTTGCAGATCGTCGCCGAATGCGAAGACGGCGCCGAAGCGCTGGAAGCCCTGGCCGAGCATCGGCCCGACATCGCCTTCCTCGACATCCGCATGCCCGGCCTGACCGGCATCGATGTCGCCACCGCCGCAGCCGAGGTCAGCCCGCAGACCCAGATCGTGTTCGTCACCGCCTACGACCAGTACGCCATCGACGCCTTCGAGCAGGGCGCGATCGACTACCTGCTCAAGCCGGTCACGCCCGAACGCCTCGCCGTCACCGTGCAGCGCCTGCAGCAACGCAGCGCCGCCAATCAGACCGATGCCGATGCGCTGTCCGAGCTCGCCCAGCAACTCGCCAACCGCGAACCCAAGCGCAACACGCCGCCGCTGACCTGGATCACCGCGAGCACCGGCCGCGAGACGCGCCTGATCCTGGTCGACGACATCGCCTACTTCCGCGCCGACAACAAATACACCACGGTCGTGACCGCCGAGGGCGAAGCCCTGCTGCGCAAGCCGATCCGCGAACTGCTCGACGTGCTCGACGCGACCATGTTCAAGCAGATCCATCGATCGACCATCGTCAACCTCAAGGCGATCGCTTCCATCGTGCGCGACGACAGCGGCAAGGGCAGCGTGCGCCTGCGCAACCGACCGGAAACGCTGACCGTCAGCCAACCCTTCATGACCCTGTTCCGCACGATGTAA